A genomic window from Pseudonocardia broussonetiae includes:
- a CDS encoding CbtA family protein produces the protein MVRTLLIRGMIAGLVAGLAYFVFAYLFGEPAVEAAIGYEDQVAAAAGEVSTEEPLVSRGIQSTLGLATAALIYGVVVGGILSLVYASMVGRVGRLSARATSAVIAGIGFVSVALVPFLKYPANPPASTLDTTVGQRTGPFMVLIILSVLLAVGAVMLGRSLAVRTGSWNATLVAAAAYLVAVGVVGFLLPTVAETPAGFPAAVLYDFRVASIGGQLVLWTVVGLVFGALIDGRSRRRSGNTVGTSAG, from the coding sequence ATGGTGAGGACCCTGCTGATCCGGGGCATGATCGCCGGGCTCGTCGCCGGTCTGGCCTACTTCGTGTTCGCCTACCTGTTCGGGGAACCTGCCGTCGAGGCGGCCATCGGCTACGAGGACCAGGTCGCCGCCGCGGCGGGTGAGGTGTCCACCGAGGAGCCGCTCGTCAGCCGCGGGATCCAGAGCACCCTCGGGCTGGCCACCGCCGCACTGATCTACGGCGTGGTGGTCGGCGGGATCCTGTCGCTGGTGTACGCCTCAATGGTCGGGCGGGTCGGACGGCTCAGCGCGCGGGCGACCTCGGCGGTGATCGCGGGGATCGGGTTCGTCTCCGTCGCCCTCGTCCCGTTCCTCAAGTACCCGGCCAACCCGCCGGCGTCGACGCTCGACACCACGGTCGGGCAGCGCACCGGACCCTTCATGGTGCTGATCATCCTGTCGGTGCTGCTCGCCGTCGGTGCGGTCATGCTGGGCCGTAGTCTCGCCGTGCGGACGGGTTCGTGGAACGCCACCCTGGTGGCGGCCGCTGCCTATCTCGTCGCGGTGGGGGTCGTCGGGTTCCTCCTGCCGACGGTCGCCGAGACCCCGGCCGGCTTCCCGGCGGCCGTGCTCTACGACTTCCGGGTGGCGTCGATCGGTGGTCAGCTCGTGCTGTGGACCGTGGTCGGGCTCGTGTTCGGTGCGCTGATCGACGGCCGGTCGCGGCGGCGCTCCGGCAACACCGTCGGCACCTCTGCCGGATAG
- a CDS encoding ArsR/SmtB family transcription factor — protein sequence MSHPRQVVGWAAWFAVLGDPSRLMLLVLISRAGPISVSDLATASGLKATTVSHSLRLLRAHEMVRTERDGHTVLYRSAPHPVTDLLDRVVDAAGPDHEDAPR from the coding sequence GTGAGCCATCCGCGACAGGTCGTCGGCTGGGCCGCCTGGTTCGCCGTGCTCGGCGATCCCAGCCGGCTCATGCTGCTCGTCCTGATATCCCGCGCCGGTCCGATCTCGGTCTCCGATCTCGCCACCGCGAGCGGTCTCAAGGCCACCACGGTGTCCCATTCGCTCCGACTGCTGCGCGCGCACGAGATGGTGCGCACCGAGCGTGACGGGCACACCGTCCTGTACCGGTCGGCCCCGCACCCGGTGACCGACCTGCTCGACCGCGTGGTGGACGCCGCCGGACCCGACCACGAGGATGCCCCGCGTTGA
- a CDS encoding ZIP family metal transporter codes for MSTTEESRDAERPMDPDARADAEGPTPAETRTGKSGRVPLWVLVVGLVAVLVAALGGLAAYGGQTLPERLGPPVEELAVERTVIAPGSIELVLRNTGPDPVAVAQVFVNDSYVDFTGADEPIGRLAADTLVLNYPWQDGQPYTVSMLTSTGLVIEHVVDAAVATPEPGFEFLGLMALVGTYVGVLPVLLGMLVLPILRRTSGRVVRVLLALTVGLLAYLALDALLEGLELAALSGGAFGGPVLVFLGAGLAFLALTTVDKVLAGRRPDERDTGSAGMRLAVMIAIGIGLHNLGEGLVIGSAYAVGELALGAALIVGFAAHNTTEGLAIVAPLTTRRPSLWSLVGLGLIAGAPAILGAVIGASVDNAGLSALLFGVGVGAIVQVIIQIVPGLRDRTSGRLLDPAMLGGLGAGVVIMYLTGLLVAA; via the coding sequence ATGAGCACCACCGAGGAGAGCCGCGACGCCGAGCGCCCGATGGACCCGGACGCCCGGGCTGACGCCGAGGGGCCGACGCCGGCCGAGACCCGCACCGGCAAGTCCGGGCGGGTCCCGCTGTGGGTCCTGGTCGTCGGCCTGGTCGCCGTCCTGGTCGCGGCCCTGGGCGGTCTGGCCGCCTACGGCGGGCAGACCCTGCCGGAACGGTTGGGCCCCCCGGTCGAGGAGCTGGCCGTCGAGCGCACGGTCATCGCACCGGGCTCGATCGAACTGGTGCTGCGCAACACCGGCCCGGACCCCGTCGCCGTCGCGCAGGTCTTCGTCAACGACTCCTACGTGGACTTCACCGGCGCGGATGAACCGATCGGCCGGCTGGCGGCCGACACCCTCGTGCTGAACTACCCGTGGCAGGACGGGCAGCCCTACACCGTCTCGATGCTGACCTCCACCGGGCTCGTGATCGAGCACGTCGTCGACGCCGCCGTCGCCACCCCGGAACCCGGGTTCGAGTTCCTCGGCCTGATGGCGCTGGTCGGCACGTACGTCGGCGTGCTGCCCGTGCTGCTGGGGATGCTGGTGCTGCCCATCCTGCGCCGCACCAGCGGACGCGTGGTCCGGGTTCTGCTGGCACTGACCGTCGGTCTGCTCGCCTACCTGGCCCTCGACGCCCTGCTCGAGGGCCTCGAGCTGGCCGCACTGTCCGGAGGCGCGTTCGGCGGCCCGGTCCTCGTGTTCCTCGGTGCTGGGCTGGCCTTCCTCGCCCTGACCACCGTCGACAAGGTGCTCGCGGGCCGCCGGCCCGACGAGCGCGACACCGGTTCGGCCGGGATGCGACTGGCGGTGATGATCGCCATCGGGATCGGCCTGCACAACCTCGGCGAGGGCCTCGTGATCGGGTCGGCGTACGCGGTCGGCGAGCTCGCGCTGGGCGCCGCCCTGATCGTGGGCTTCGCCGCGCACAACACCACCGAAGGACTGGCCATCGTCGCCCCGCTGACGACACGCCGCCCGTCGCTGTGGTCCCTGGTCGGGCTTGGCCTCATCGCCGGTGCGCCCGCCATCCTCGGCGCCGTCATCGGCGCATCGGTGGACAACGCAGGCCTCTCGGCACTGCTGTTCGGCGTCGGCGTCGGGGCGATCGTGCAGGTGATCATCCAGATCGTGCCCGGGCTGCGCGACCGCACCAGCGGCCGCCTGCTCGACCCGGCCATGCTCGGCGGGCTCGGCGCTGGCGTGGTGATCATGTATCTGACCGGTCTCCTGGTCGCCGCCTGA
- a CDS encoding multicopper oxidase domain-containing protein — protein MGGANGATFRGGAGVDHAANGFDPRTLLREFDYGTVSTENGRTVRDWTIRAEDRDIEVAPGVVFPAWTFNGSIPGPTLRATAGDLMRVRFVNDSEHPHTMHFHGIHPAEMDGVPMVGRGIISPGEEFTYTFDAEPFGLHLYHCHVGPLAEHIARGMYGTFIVDPPGGRPPADEMIMVQHGYNTTFDGEGNQLYAVNGIPFVYMNDPIQVRRGELVRIYLVNILEYDPINSFHLHGNFFDYYPTGTRLEPSEFTDTVIQAQGQRGICEIRFPYPGKFMFHAHKSEFADLGWMGFFDVVDGAES, from the coding sequence ATGGGGGGCGCGAACGGCGCGACGTTCCGCGGCGGTGCCGGTGTCGACCACGCGGCCAACGGCTTCGACCCCCGCACTCTGCTGCGCGAGTTCGACTACGGCACGGTCTCCACCGAGAACGGCCGCACCGTGCGCGACTGGACAATCCGCGCCGAGGACCGCGACATCGAGGTCGCGCCCGGCGTGGTGTTCCCCGCGTGGACGTTCAACGGCTCCATCCCCGGCCCCACCCTGCGCGCCACTGCCGGCGACCTGATGCGTGTGCGCTTCGTCAACGACTCCGAGCACCCCCACACGATGCACTTCCACGGCATCCACCCCGCCGAGATGGACGGCGTCCCGATGGTCGGGCGCGGCATCATCTCCCCGGGCGAGGAGTTCACCTACACCTTCGACGCCGAGCCGTTCGGACTGCACCTCTACCACTGCCACGTCGGGCCGCTGGCCGAGCACATCGCGCGCGGCATGTACGGCACGTTCATCGTCGACCCGCCCGGCGGCCGTCCCCCCGCCGACGAGATGATCATGGTGCAGCACGGCTACAACACGACGTTCGACGGCGAGGGCAACCAGCTCTACGCCGTGAACGGCATCCCGTTCGTCTACATGAACGACCCGATCCAGGTCCGCCGCGGCGAGCTGGTCCGGATCTACCTGGTGAACATCCTGGAGTACGACCCGATCAACAGCTTCCACCTGCACGGCAACTTCTTCGACTACTACCCCACCGGCACCCGCCTGGAACCCAGCGAGTTCACCGACACCGTCATCCAGGCCCAGGGCCAGCGCGGGATCTGCGAGATCCGGTTCCCCTACCCGGGGAAGTTCATGTTCCACGCCCACAAGTCCGAGTTCGCCGACCTCGGCTGGATGGGCTTCTTCGACGTCGTGGACGGAGCCGAGTCATGA